One Gemmatimonadetes bacterium T265 genomic region harbors:
- the trbB gene encoding conjugal transfer protein TrbB: protein MPWRDDDAGAERLTRLCREFATSVLADDDVTEGVVNPQDGRLRLDTWSRGPVATDVFLPPERLESWLHVVATAHAVALGPARPVLAAQLPDAAPYGGARLQAFVPPAAAGYGLVIRKRPTYTPTLDEYVARGRMPQAFLTALRCAVEDRRTLVICGGTGSGKTTLGRSLLAEIGRWCPDDRLVILEDTPELACPLENHLALRTTPELSFAALLKATLRASPTRIVLGEVRDEAALDFLDASATGHPGGFCTTHAESALGALHRLDRLAQRANVPPQLDLVGEAVGLVMVLSGNNQNRRVTDLVRVDGYSAAGGFALRRCSEHGAWLPV, encoded by the coding sequence ATGCCGTGGCGTGACGACGACGCTGGTGCGGAGCGGCTGACCCGGTTGTGCCGGGAGTTCGCGACGTCCGTGCTGGCCGACGACGACGTGACCGAGGGGGTGGTGAACCCGCAGGACGGGCGCCTCCGCCTCGACACGTGGTCGCGGGGGCCGGTGGCGACCGACGTGTTCTTGCCGCCCGAGCGCCTCGAGTCGTGGCTCCACGTCGTCGCCACCGCGCACGCCGTCGCCCTCGGGCCCGCGCGCCCGGTGCTCGCCGCGCAGCTCCCCGACGCGGCCCCGTACGGCGGCGCGCGCCTGCAGGCGTTCGTGCCGCCCGCAGCCGCCGGCTACGGGCTCGTGATCCGCAAGCGGCCGACGTACACACCGACGCTCGACGAGTACGTCGCGCGCGGCCGCATGCCTCAGGCGTTTCTCACCGCGCTCCGCTGCGCCGTGGAGGACCGCCGCACCCTCGTCATCTGCGGCGGCACGGGCTCCGGCAAGACGACGCTCGGCCGCTCGCTGCTGGCCGAGATCGGCCGGTGGTGCCCCGACGACCGCCTCGTCATTCTCGAGGACACGCCCGAGCTGGCGTGCCCGCTCGAAAATCATCTCGCGCTCCGGACCACGCCGGAGCTGTCCTTCGCAGCGCTGCTCAAGGCGACGCTCCGCGCCTCGCCCACTCGCATCGTGCTCGGCGAGGTGCGCGACGAGGCTGCGCTCGACTTCCTGGACGCGTCCGCCACCGGCCACCCTGGCGGCTTCTGCACGACGCACGCGGAGAGCGCGTTAGGCGCGCTCCACCGCCTCGACCGACTCGCCCAGCGCGCCAACGTGCCCCCGCAGCTCGACCTCGTCGGGGAGGCGGTCGGGCTGGTCATGGTGCTCAGCGGCAACAACCAGAACCGGCGCGTCACGGACCTCGTGCGCGTCGACGGCTACTCGGCGGCGGGCGGGTTCGCGCTGCGCCGCTGCTCCGAGCACGGCGCGTGGCTGCCCGTCTGA